In a genomic window of uncultured Flavobacterium sp.:
- a CDS encoding helix-turn-helix domain-containing protein, with amino-acid sequence MDIEKDYIKLIFGLKLKQVRTQKNLSLFGLAKLTNLSKSYLNEIEKGKKYPKTDKILLLCEHLETSYDQMVSLKLDNNLAPIGEILKSGILKEIPLELFGIQEADLIDIIANAPAKVNAFISTIIEIAQHYNLSRESFFLAALRSYQEAHSNYFEDLEEKVIAFSKSFQINLDSKISIEELEAILKEEYEYTIKEIAFTDQEALEDLRSIYVPKSKTLLLSTEIDNPQRAFILAKEIAYNYLKLSDRLLTFSWIKFENFDQVLHNFYASYFAGALLLPRQLVVNKINDFLNNEKPNPEEFVALIESFEVSPESFYQRLTNLLPKDFHLKNLFFLRMSHKIGSDFYQIKKELHITNQQEPHANETNEHYCRRWVSVKTIDEAIKQNKPHFFDAQISSYVHSGNEYLVFSSATKDPFIKDNIRSISVGILINPTMKKKFKFIEGKPIEKRIVGVTCETCDVKDCLERAAPPIALEKKKRHENTDAVVQQFITQYS; translated from the coding sequence ATGGATATCGAAAAAGACTATATAAAGCTGATATTTGGGCTAAAACTCAAACAGGTTAGAACACAAAAAAATCTTTCTCTTTTTGGCTTAGCCAAATTGACAAATCTTTCAAAATCGTACTTAAACGAAATTGAAAAGGGGAAAAAATATCCAAAAACAGATAAAATTTTACTTCTGTGCGAACATTTAGAAACAAGTTATGACCAAATGGTGTCTTTAAAACTTGATAATAATCTCGCTCCAATTGGCGAAATCCTAAAATCAGGAATTTTAAAAGAGATTCCGTTAGAGCTTTTTGGGATTCAGGAAGCTGATTTAATTGATATTATTGCAAATGCTCCTGCCAAAGTCAATGCTTTTATTAGTACTATTATCGAAATTGCCCAACATTATAATTTAAGCCGTGAAAGTTTCTTTCTTGCCGCTTTAAGATCTTATCAGGAAGCGCACAGTAATTATTTTGAAGATCTAGAAGAGAAAGTAATTGCATTTTCAAAATCTTTTCAGATTAATTTAGATTCTAAAATAAGCATCGAAGAATTAGAAGCCATTCTTAAAGAAGAATACGAATACACTATAAAAGAAATTGCTTTTACAGATCAGGAAGCTTTAGAAGATTTGCGTTCTATTTATGTTCCAAAAAGCAAAACATTATTACTTTCAACTGAAATCGATAATCCGCAAAGGGCCTTTATTTTAGCAAAAGAAATCGCTTATAATTATCTGAAATTATCTGATAGATTACTGACTTTCAGCTGGATTAAATTCGAAAATTTCGATCAGGTTTTGCATAATTTCTATGCTTCTTATTTTGCCGGAGCATTGTTATTACCAAGACAATTGGTTGTCAATAAAATCAATGATTTTCTGAATAACGAAAAACCAAATCCGGAAGAATTTGTTGCTTTAATAGAAAGTTTTGAGGTTTCGCCGGAATCTTTCTACCAAAGATTAACCAATTTATTACCGAAAGATTTTCATTTGAAAAACTTATTCTTTTTGAGAATGTCTCATAAAATTGGTTCTGATTTTTATCAGATTAAGAAAGAATTACACATTACAAATCAGCAGGAACCGCACGCAAACGAAACGAATGAACATTATTGCAGAAGATGGGTTTCGGTAAAAACCATTGATGAAGCGATCAAGCAAAACAAACCTCATTTTTTTGACGCACAAATATCAAGTTATGTCCATAGCGGAAATGAATATTTGGTGTTTTCATCGGCCACAAAAGATCCATTTATAAAAGACAACATACGCAGCATTTCGGTTGGAATTTTGATTAATCCAACCATGAAAAAGAAATTCAAATTCATCGAAGGAAAACCCATCGAAAAAAGAATCGTAGGCGTTACTTGCGAAACTTGCGATGTAAAAGATTGTCTTGAAAGAGCAGCGCCGCCAATCGCTTTAGAAAAGAAAAAACGCCACGAAAATACGGATGCTGTTGTACAGCAGTTTATTACACAATATAGCTGA
- the aceB gene encoding malate synthase A, producing the protein MKNQLEITETAMEFLAEKSLSYPKIWTEEAIVFISDLHRKFESQRKLLLLQREQKQTAFDQGVMPSFPSETKTVRESNWTAGEIPKDLQDRRVEITGPVDRKMIINALNSGAKTFMADFEDSTSPTWQNLMDGQINLIDAVNKTITYTDLAKHKSYHLNEKIATLIVRPRGLHLPEKHLLIEGKEVSGSLVDFGLYVFHNHKRLLENNSGPYFYIPKLEHYLEARWWNTVIDFTEDYLKLERGTIKVTVLIETITASFQLDEIIYELKEHIVGLNCGRWDYIFSYIKKFRKNPKFIVPDRDQVNMTSPFMNAYSNLVIQRCHKRGIHAIGGMAAQIPIKNNEEANAVAFAKVKTDKEREVRNGHDGTWVAHPDLVSIAKEIFDKAMPTPNQIHIKREHRKITEEDLIEPPIGIITENGVRKNINVGVLYLASWLNGQGAAALHNLMEDAATAEISRSQLWQWLQNKVVLDNGKKLDLAYYHELALDEFKKIKDELGEENYEKRQFPLAEKVLERLVVNIDFVDFLTIPCYKYL; encoded by the coding sequence ATGAAAAACCAATTAGAGATTACCGAAACGGCAATGGAATTTTTAGCCGAAAAGAGCCTTTCTTATCCAAAGATCTGGACAGAAGAAGCGATTGTTTTTATAAGTGATTTGCATCGAAAATTCGAATCGCAACGAAAACTGTTATTGTTACAACGCGAACAAAAACAAACTGCTTTTGATCAGGGCGTCATGCCATCTTTTCCTTCAGAAACCAAAACCGTCAGAGAAAGTAATTGGACCGCTGGAGAAATTCCGAAAGATTTACAGGATAGGAGAGTGGAGATTACCGGACCTGTAGATCGAAAAATGATAATCAATGCATTGAATTCAGGAGCGAAAACTTTTATGGCTGATTTTGAAGACAGCACTTCGCCAACCTGGCAAAATTTGATGGACGGACAAATAAATTTAATTGATGCGGTAAACAAAACGATTACATATACCGATTTGGCGAAACACAAATCATATCATTTAAATGAGAAAATCGCAACATTAATTGTACGTCCAAGAGGTTTGCATTTGCCAGAAAAGCATCTTTTAATTGAAGGAAAAGAAGTTTCAGGTTCTTTGGTAGATTTTGGATTGTATGTTTTTCACAATCACAAAAGACTTTTAGAAAACAATTCAGGACCATATTTCTATATTCCAAAATTAGAACATTATCTGGAAGCACGTTGGTGGAATACTGTAATTGATTTTACAGAAGATTATTTAAAACTAGAACGCGGAACAATAAAAGTGACGGTTTTAATCGAAACCATAACAGCAAGTTTTCAGTTAGACGAAATTATCTATGAATTGAAAGAACATATCGTTGGTTTGAATTGTGGACGTTGGGATTATATTTTCTCTTACATCAAAAAATTCCGCAAGAACCCAAAATTTATCGTTCCGGATCGCGATCAGGTAAATATGACTTCGCCTTTTATGAATGCTTATTCGAATTTGGTAATTCAAAGATGTCATAAAAGAGGAATTCACGCTATTGGCGGAATGGCAGCTCAAATTCCGATTAAGAATAATGAAGAAGCGAATGCTGTTGCTTTTGCAAAAGTAAAAACGGATAAAGAGCGTGAAGTTAGAAACGGACACGACGGAACTTGGGTTGCACATCCGGATTTGGTTTCAATTGCAAAAGAGATTTTTGATAAAGCAATGCCAACTCCAAACCAGATTCATATAAAAAGAGAACATCGAAAAATTACAGAAGAAGATTTGATTGAACCGCCAATTGGAATCATTACTGAAAACGGTGTTCGAAAAAATATCAATGTAGGAGTTTTGTATTTGGCTTCGTGGCTAAACGGACAAGGCGCAGCGGCTTTGCATAATTTAATGGAAGACGCTGCAACAGCAGAAATCTCGAGATCGCAATTGTGGCAATGGCTTCAGAATAAAGTGGTTTTGGATAATGGCAAAAAATTAGATTTGGCGTATTATCACGAATTGGCTTTAGATGAATTCAAGAAAATCAAAGACGAATTGGGCGAAGAAAATTACGAAAAAAGACAATTTCCATTAGCCGAAAAAGTTTTGGAACGACTAGTTGTAAATATTGATTTTGTCGATTTCCTGACTATTCCTTGCTATAAATATTTATAA
- the aceA gene encoding isocitrate lyase, whose translation MKTTEDRIQELINDWITNPRWKGVERPYTATEVITLQGSYQIEHSIAKIGAQKLWRKLKSQDYVAGLGALTGNQAIQEVDAGLEAIYLSGWQVAADANLAGEMYPDQSLYPVNSVPMVVKKINNALLRADQIQTVNGVEDKKDYLVPIVADAEAGFGGNLNAFELMKSMIEAGASGVHFEDQLSSAKKCGHLGGKVLVPTQEAINKLIAARLAADVMGVSTLIVARTDADAANLLTSDADPRDAKFITGEKTNEGFFYVNSGIDQGIARGLSYAPYADLIWMETSNPDLVYAKKFADAMKKEFPDKMLAYNCSPSFNWAAKLSVAEMETFREDLAAMGYKFQFITLAGFHALNTSMFELSKAYKERGMAGYSELQEREFALQKNGFRAVKHQAFVGTSYFDAVQNTVMIGKSTITAMEHSTEVEQF comes from the coding sequence ATGAAAACAACAGAAGACAGAATTCAGGAATTGATTAACGATTGGATTACGAACCCAAGATGGAAAGGTGTTGAACGTCCTTATACTGCGACAGAGGTTATTACGCTTCAGGGGTCGTATCAAATTGAGCATTCTATTGCTAAAATAGGAGCGCAAAAATTATGGAGAAAGTTAAAAAGTCAGGATTATGTTGCTGGTTTGGGCGCATTGACAGGAAATCAGGCGATTCAGGAAGTCGATGCTGGTTTAGAAGCGATTTATTTGAGCGGATGGCAAGTTGCCGCTGATGCAAATTTGGCAGGAGAAATGTATCCTGACCAATCGCTTTATCCTGTAAATAGTGTGCCAATGGTGGTTAAAAAAATTAATAATGCCCTTTTACGTGCTGATCAAATTCAGACTGTAAATGGAGTTGAAGATAAAAAAGATTACTTGGTTCCGATTGTAGCTGATGCCGAAGCTGGTTTTGGTGGAAATTTAAATGCTTTTGAATTGATGAAATCAATGATTGAAGCGGGGGCTTCAGGAGTTCATTTTGAAGATCAATTGAGTTCTGCTAAAAAATGCGGACACTTAGGCGGAAAAGTTTTGGTTCCAACGCAAGAAGCGATTAATAAATTGATTGCAGCTCGTTTAGCAGCAGATGTTATGGGAGTTTCTACTTTAATCGTTGCAAGAACTGACGCTGATGCAGCTAATTTATTGACAAGTGATGCTGATCCTAGAGATGCTAAATTTATTACAGGTGAAAAAACTAATGAAGGTTTTTTCTATGTAAATAGCGGAATCGATCAGGGAATTGCAAGAGGTTTGAGTTATGCCCCATATGCTGATTTAATTTGGATGGAAACCAGTAATCCGGATTTAGTTTATGCTAAAAAGTTTGCTGATGCCATGAAAAAAGAATTCCCTGATAAAATGTTGGCATACAATTGTTCGCCATCATTTAACTGGGCGGCAAAATTATCAGTTGCTGAAATGGAAACATTCAGAGAAGATTTGGCTGCGATGGGTTATAAATTCCAATTCATTACTTTGGCGGGATTCCATGCTTTGAACACAAGTATGTTCGAATTGTCTAAAGCCTACAAAGAACGTGGAATGGCAGGTTATTCTGAATTGCAGGAAAGAGAATTTGCTTTGCAGAAAAACGGTTTCAGAGCGGTAAAACATCAAGCTTTCGTAGGAACTTCTTATTTTGATGCCGTTCAGAATACGGTTATGATAGGAAAATCAACTATAACGGCGATGGAACATTCTACGGAGGTTGAACAATTTTAA
- a CDS encoding Crp/Fnr family transcriptional regulator, giving the protein MALILENIAKHVSLTPEEQALFLSKTETHNYKAKTILLSAGEVCKHSYFVNSGILRSFNINDNIVEHVLSFACQGWWMSDMYSYFSQKPGQLFIEVLEDAEVISLSKENQEQLFHEIPKLERFFRILIENSLVANQQRLMDNLSLPAEERFEKFSTKYGNLVHKVPQKQIASFIGVTPEFFSKMKARLLKK; this is encoded by the coding sequence ATGGCATTAATTCTTGAAAATATTGCCAAACACGTTTCGCTAACTCCCGAAGAACAAGCTCTTTTTTTATCTAAAACCGAAACACATAATTACAAAGCCAAAACTATTTTGTTAAGTGCGGGCGAAGTTTGTAAACATTCTTATTTTGTGAATTCTGGAATTTTAAGAAGTTTCAACATCAACGATAATATCGTAGAACATGTCCTGTCGTTTGCTTGTCAAGGTTGGTGGATGAGCGATATGTACAGTTATTTTTCGCAAAAACCAGGACAGCTTTTTATAGAAGTTTTAGAAGATGCTGAAGTAATTTCTTTGTCGAAAGAAAACCAGGAACAGTTGTTTCACGAAATTCCAAAATTAGAACGCTTTTTCAGAATATTAATTGAGAACTCATTAGTTGCCAATCAACAAAGGTTAATGGACAACTTAAGTTTACCGGCAGAAGAACGATTTGAAAAATTCTCTACCAAATATGGAAATCTGGTTCACAAAGTACCTCAAAAACAAATCGCTTCATTCATAGGTGTTACGCCTGAGTTTTTCAGTAAAATGAAAGCCCGACTTTTGAAGAAATAG
- a CDS encoding DUF6370 family protein has product MKKALFILFLFIGIATQAQDKKTTEKPQIVETACGECQFGMKGKSCDLAVRIDGKAYFVDGTTIDEHGDAHAEDGFCNKIRKASVTGKVENGRFKATSFTLIKEK; this is encoded by the coding sequence ATGAAAAAAGCATTATTTATACTATTCCTATTTATTGGAATAGCAACACAAGCTCAGGATAAAAAAACAACCGAAAAACCTCAAATCGTAGAAACCGCTTGCGGAGAATGTCAATTTGGAATGAAAGGCAAAAGTTGTGATTTAGCCGTTCGCATTGACGGAAAAGCTTATTTCGTTGACGGAACTACAATTGACGAACATGGCGACGCTCATGCCGAAGATGGTTTTTGCAATAAAATACGCAAAGCTTCTGTTACCGGAAAAGTAGAAAACGGTCGTTTCAAAGCTACTTCATTCACTTTAATAAAAGAAAAATAA